ttcgtatagtttttgatactttttttaacttcatcatcattttaaatcaaagaatgattaaaacgtaattgctgttattattcattcaaaggatttagaaagatgtcaaggaattcattaaagaaaatgtttttgccaagttccctttttaattatgtaatttttgatattgatttttttaatcaatgttaatttttctagtggtcagtatttaactgtttttttttttttcaatgaaaattcagtttgatatgattttatgttttcccacttattttaagcgACTGTtcgaaaagacatttttttaaaataattatgcaagaactaaaaatttcttggattatttttttgcaatttcaatattttctttatgttttcaaaacgtaaaaatctttataatatttaagttttccgcaaactgaaaatcaagctttatctatggtaggtaatttacccatactcacaaaaaaagttcaagggcaacatttggaaaaaaacacattttcaattacttaatgaatttagttaaacaattacaaatatttacccaaaaaaaaaactattgccaaactcaagttcgaatcctttttcaaatattcaattatgtgacaaaatggaatagaatcataattctaagctggccattacgccctattttatattagtttttcatcaACTATACCTCTTGTTttgtgaacaaaatttaaaagcgatcattcataaaaaaatattatgaaaatctgtgacaaagactccaatattcataatgattttaaaggtcttaaacagcttttccatactcaaatatattgaaatagtgaaaataaccttaaatttaaagtaagttactaaagcagaaatgagtgaattcaatttgaaaattgtacaaaatattacaaaatttattcaagagttaaaaaagctcagaattcccgacttttcccgactttttgacataaaatcataaattcccgactttttcccgatttttgcggatttttacgaattcccgactttttcccgactttcccgatttcccgacttgagtggccaccctgaaattgtgaaatttaggAATCTAATAACTTAAAGATTAAGGAATTCAGGAAAATAGAAATTTAGTGctataaaaatttagaaatccaggaattcaggaatttaggaattccgAAATTTAGGTtttcaggaatttaagaatttaggaatttaggaaccTGAGCATTTAGAAATTCATGAATATaggaatgatttttgaaatgtatcgaaaaatatttgaacaatcaaataaaaagtttcgTTGCAGATATGAGAATTAAGTGCATCGTTTTTTGAAATAgttccatttaaaattgaaagctgcaaaaattttttgctaTTGCGGTTCAGGGTCtaaagcagcgattctcaaccttcttctaggccggtaccccctaccatgtaaatcaagtaggcccggtacccccgttgagaatcgctggtctAAAGgaattaaaatgttcaaaaatagtgtttgaccttgctgtaaattaaaaaaagaccatCCATCCTAGCACTGAACCTTTAAGTTTTAGTTGATGATGTATAAttagctttttaaattttgaaagatatGAGATATGAGTTTTACAAAGTTTTTCCCATTTAGTCCCCAATttttacttgaaaatttcaatgtagAAGTTGaggatttgatgaaattttctcATTTATTATCCTAATACCACGAATTGCTTGGTTGAACAAAGGGCATCCATGTACACGGTTTCAtagaagtttgaaaaaatagttgctaattttaattgaaaacagtGTTTATTTCATATCTTGTTTAATTTCTAGTAATtcaatttatcatgtttagtttatgtttgttttgatcGTATTTGGCTTGCTTGGCTTAGTCTGGgactttacaaaaattactgcacatTTATTGATGCATAAAATttaggaaatgttagtttaaaaaagtcagccaaagttgacctttaaaaaaagattaaacaattcaaaattccaaccataaaattttccaaaattttaagagttaagttgggttgtagagggttaaaaattgtttttgcgaaaatttgaaGCAGTCGTGACTGACCGGTTACAATAATAttgattaaaacaatttaaaccgATGAGCCTGTCTAAATCCAAGTAAAACTCTCTTTGGGAAACTgcggagaatttcccttatccccttttAAAAGGTGAAACATCAACACAGTAAATACTCACCCGCACGGCCTGGTTGTTCTCGCGCAGCATCCGCCACTCCTCGAGCACGTTCGAATACTGGTCGTAGCGGGCCTGATCGCCGGTGTACTCGTAGATGTGGATCAACCCCCGGTAGTCGTACTCCAGCCCCGAGTACGACTCACCGAACAGTCGCAGGCTAATCTCGATGCTCTTCAAGTACAGCTCTTCCGCCTCCTGGTGCTTCTGCATGTGATAGTTGTAGAGGGACGCGAGGTGGCCGATCGAGAGCCCCACCTCGTAGTCGTACGGACCGAGGATGTGGGTTTTGATGCGGATCGCCCGCTTGTGCATCTGCTCGGCGTCGTCAAACTTGGACATGGACTGGTAGAGCCGTCCGAGGTTGCCGTAGTGTTTGGCGGTTTGGACGTTCGTCTCGCCGAACGCTTCCAGGGAGAGGTGCAGGGCGGATCGGTGAAGTTCTTCGGATTGCTCGAGCAGGCTTTTGCAGCGGTTGTAGTCGATGGTGGAGGCCATCGTGTCCAGGGCGATCTCTTCGAGGATGAGGGCTTTGACGCGCTTGGCTGAGGCCAGCATCAGGTGGTTGCTGGGGACGAGTTCCTTCATGATGTCGATGGCGCGTTCGACGTTTGCGGTGGCGGAGTCGAACTTGCCCGAGCTGTACTCTAGCACGTACAGGCAGTAGGCCAGGTCTTCGTGGGCTACGGCGACGTGGAGGTTGCGCGGGCCGAAGATTCGACAGAGGATTTCGTGCGCTTCGGTGTAGACGGCGACGCTGTTGGCGATCGAGTCCACGTTCAGCAGGAAGAAGCCGTAGTCGAGCAGCGCGTCGGCGTACTTTTGATGGTTCGTGCCGAAGCTGTTCCGGGCCCGGCAGACGGCCTGCTTGATGAGCATGCTGGCCGACTGGAACTGGCGCTTGACGACGCAGGACTTGGCGACCTGACGGAGGACGTCCACGATGATTCTGAAGGAGAAACAACGTTATGATTAGGGGAAGTCACTTGTACAATTCGCGTCTCAACTCACCTATCCGGGGTGTGCTTGTTGATGTGCTTCAACGCCCGGATGCTCCACCGATAGCTCAGGTCGTACTCGCTGCGGTAAAAGTGCAGCACCGAAATCTGCTGGTAGATGTTGGCCAGCAACGAGTTGGGGATGTTACTCAGTGCGTCCACATCTTCCCCATGATTGCTGCTACTGCTAAAACTGTGACTGCTTTTCCGACTGCTGCAAGAACTGCTCGAACTGCACGGCTGCGACGAAGACTTGAGGTcctgctggtgctgctgggTCAGCTTGTCGATGATGGCCAGCGCCTGGGCGCAGGTCACGTTCGCCTCCTTGAAGCAGCAGAACGCGGTTTGGGCGCACAGGAgtctaaaattaattaaattatcaaTAAACCACTAAAGACCAAGTAACGCCCAACCCGTCTCACTTCTGAATACAGTTCAGCTCGATCAGGTACCGCATGTAGCTGGCCCGCAGCAGCTGGATCATGTCCAGCGTGATGTTGAACACGTGCAGCGAGTCCTCCAGCCAACCCGACTCGCACAGAAACGACCCCAGCCGAATCCCGTTGTCGATCTGGTCCACGAACGCCGCCACAACCCGCCAACTAGTGTCCTGCCCGTTATCACGTTCCTCCCCCTTTTGCCGCGCTCCGGCATGATCCTCCAGGCAGGCGTCCCGCACCGCCCCCGTCACGGCCCCGTTCTGCAGGTAGTACACGCTGGTCGAGCGGCAGTAGTTGGTCTGCAGTTCGCTCACCACCATCCGGTGCGCGGTCATCAGCGTTTGGACGCACTTGAACATGATCTGCTTGAGCGACGCTTGCCGGATCAGGCGGTTGAAGGTGTCCAGGTCGGTCAGCTGCACGAGCAGGATGTCCTTGAGCGAGTCGAAGTTGCACATCTGCGAGGGGGGAGAGAGGAGAGAGCAAAGAGATTGATATTAAGAT
This is a stretch of genomic DNA from Culex pipiens pallens isolate TS chromosome 1, TS_CPP_V2, whole genome shotgun sequence. It encodes these proteins:
- the LOC120430949 gene encoding amyloid protein-binding protein 2-like codes for the protein MAKEPASLYNQCLLAYVKNLNHNVASLDRIAELRHLPTAILATVYEEMCNFDSLKDILLVQLTDLDTFNRLIRQASLKQIMFKCVQTLMTAHRMVVSELQTNYCRSTSVYYLQNGAVTGAVRDACLEDHAGARQKGEERDNGQDTSWRVVAAFVDQIDNGIRLGSFLCESGWLEDSLHVFNITLDMIQLLRASYMRYLIELNCIQKLLCAQTAFCCFKEANVTCAQALAIIDKLTQQHQQDLKSSSQPCSSSSSCSSRKSSHSFSSSSNHGEDVDALSNIPNSLLANIYQQISVLHFYRSEYDLSYRWSIRALKHINKHTPDRIIVDVLRQVAKSCVVKRQFQSASMLIKQAVCRARNSFGTNHQKYADALLDYGFFLLNVDSIANSVAVYTEAHEILCRIFGPRNLHVAVAHEDLAYCLYVLEYSSGKFDSATANVERAIDIMKELVPSNHLMLASAKRVKALILEEIALDTMASTIDYNRCKSLLEQSEELHRSALHLSLEAFGETNVQTAKHYGNLGRLYQSMSKFDDAEQMHKRAIRIKTHILGPYDYEVGLSIGHLASLYNYHMQKHQEAEELYLKSIEISLRLFGESYSGLEYDYRGLIHIYEYTGDQARYDQYSNVLEEWRMLRENNQAVRNNFPADLTEDSSMEEVTRKFFEMCSNINCLTGEPNDAAAAADELTADPGEGDPTPNQEDISPAAAAAVSPALEDILRIL